From Zingiber officinale cultivar Zhangliang chromosome 5B, Zo_v1.1, whole genome shotgun sequence, the proteins below share one genomic window:
- the LOC121986483 gene encoding indole-3-acetaldehyde oxidase-like: MDYLIPIATACALTAFKLRHPIKMYLDRSTDMVMVGGRHPMKITYSVGFKSDGKITALYLNLLVNAGISEDYSPLISHAIITCLKKYNWGALAFDIKLCKTNLTSKSSMRAPGQVQGSYIAEAIIERVASFLSLDVDVVRKRNLHTYESLKFFYGSSSGEAPEYTLPAIVDELFTSASYFNRLEMVLHFNSCNKWKKRGISWVPIVYEVEPMPTPGKVSILNDGSIVVEVGGIEIGQGLWTKVKQMAAFGLEQLWDEEKKYLLDRVRIIQADTLSLVQGGLTAGSTKSEASCEAVRLACSILVSRLKPLKQSLEEQMGSISWDTLITQANLQYVNLSASTFWVADDTSSYLNYGAAISEVEIDVLTGATTILRADLTYDCGQSLSPAVDLGQVEGSFVQGIGFFVLLILFNI; the protein is encoded by the exons ATTGCAACAGCATGTGCTCTCACAGCCTTTAAGTTGCGTCATCCAATAAAGATGTACCTTGATCGTAGCACGGATATGGTAATGGTAGGAGGAAGGCATCCAATGAAAATAACCTATTCTGTGGGTTTTAAATCCGATGGAAAGATTACGGCCTTGTACTTGAATTTGTTGGTAAATGCAGGCATATCAGAGGATTATAGTCCACTTATTTCACATGCCATTATAACTTGTCTAAAAAAATACAACTGGGGTGCTCTCGCTTTTGATATTAAACTATGCAAGACGAATCTTACAAGTAAATCATCGATGCGAGCACCAGGGCAGGTACAGGGATCTTACATTGCTGAAGCTATTATTGAGCGTGTAGCATCTTTCCTGTCCTTGGATGTCGATGTTGTGAGAAAAAGAAATTtgcatacatatgaaagcctgaAGTTTTTTTATGGAAGTAGCAGTGGAGAAGCTCCGGAATATACTTTACCTGCTATAGTTGATGAGTTGTTTACATCTGCAAGCTACTTCAATCGTCTTGAAATGGTATTGCATTTCAATAGTTGCAACAAATGGAAAAAACGAGGGATTTCTTGGGTACCAATTGTATATGAAGTGGAACCAATGCCAACACCAGGGAAAGTATCCATTCTAAATGATGGTTCAATTGTTGTTGAAGTCGGAGGAATTGAAATAGGCCAGGGACTGTGGACAAAGGTGAAGCAAATGGCTGCATTCGGTCTTGAACAGCTATGGGATGAAGAGAAAAAATATCTTTTGGATAGGGTTAGAATCATTCAAGCAGATACTCTGAGTTTGGTTCAGGGAGGTTTAACTGCTGGAAGCACCAAATCTGAAGCAAGCTGCGAAGCAGTTCGTCTAGCATGCTCTATTCTAGTCAGCAGATTAAAGCCTCTTAAGCAAAGTTTGGAAGAGCAAATGGGATCAATTTCATGGGACACCCTTATTACCCAG GCAAATTTGCAATATGTGAACTTATCAGCGAGTACATTTTGGGTTGCTGACGATACTTCATCATATCTAAATTATGGGGCTGCTATAAGCGAG GTAGAAATTGATGTTCTCACTGGAGCTACTACGATATTGAGAGCAGACCTTACATATGACTGCGGACAGAGCTTGAGTCCTGCCGTGGATCTAGgacag GTTGAAGGGTCTTTTGTTCAAGGAATTGGATTTTTTGTCCTATTGATTTTGTTCAATAtataa